A window of Balearica regulorum gibbericeps isolate bBalReg1 chromosome Z, bBalReg1.pri, whole genome shotgun sequence contains these coding sequences:
- the LOC142599377 gene encoding leucyl-cystinyl aminopeptidase-like yields MNNVVSCPFSYALSFRLMQNSLEEELIRAQELSHIIATVSQSLPGYLLAWDFVKENWDKLTRKFHLGSYTIQNIVSWSTSQFATKAHLLEVKSFFESKSEESSQLRCVKEAIDTIHLNIQWMERNLAKLQELL; encoded by the exons ATGAATAATGTTGTTTCTTGTCCCTTTTCATACGCTTTGTCTTTTAGGTTAATGCAGAACAGCCTTGAAGAAGAACTCATCAGGGCACAGGAGCTTTCACATATCATAGCAACTGTTAGCCAGAGTTTGCCCGGATATTTGCTGGCCTGGGACTTTGTCAAAGAGAACTGGGACAAGCTTACACGAAA GTTTCACCTAGGCTCATATACTATCCAGAATATTGTTAGTTGGTCAACTTCTCAATTTGCAACAAAAGCACATCTACTTGAG GTAAAGTCATTTTTTGAGTCAAAATCAGAGGAGAGTTCTCAACTGCGTTGCGTAAAAGAGGCAATTGACACAATTCACCTCAATATCCAGTGGATGGAAAGGAACTTAGCAAAGCTACAAGAACTTCTGTAA
- the LOC142599375 gene encoding leucyl-cystinyl aminopeptidase-like, whose product MNGYYIVHYAEDWKTLIALLKKNHTVLSPKDRANLINNIFNLAGLGKESLEKAFELIDYLNKESSTAPLTQALYQLSLIYSLLEKNGEQQLAARVMHRIEQLLGDKIDKQCWTDDGTMSERELRSTLLAFACTHDIRNCRTTATEMFEKWMKSNGTMSLPSDVMKAIFTAGAKSSDGWEFLLKMYSSSVSEAEKSKMIESLASTDDVRKLIWYEEAPKVVCCVN is encoded by the exons ATGAACGGCTATTACATAGTACACTATGCAGAAGACTGGAAAACGCTGATTGctctgttgaaaaaaaaccacactgttTTGAGTCCTAAAGACAGAGCCAATTTGATCAACAATATCTTCAACCTTGCAGG TCTAGGAAAAGAGTCTCTGGAAAAGGCCTTTGAGCTGATCGATTATCTTAACAAAGAGAGCAGCACTGCACCACTCACTCAAGCTTTGTATCAGCTGAGTCTTATATACAGCCTTTTAGAGAAAAACGGTGAACAACAACTGGCAGCACGAGTCATG catAGAatagagcagctgctgggagatAAAATTGATAAACAGTGTTGGACAGATGATGGGACCATGTCTGAACGAGAGCTCCGGTCAACACTGCTAGCTTTCGCCTGCACTCATGATATAAGAAACTGTAGAACAACTGCCACTGAGATGTTTGAGAAGTGGATGAAGTCTAATGGCACAATGAG tCTGCCTAGTGATGTGATGAAAGCCATATTTACAGCTGGAGCCAAATCTAGTGATGGTTGGGAATTCCTCCTAAAGATGTACTCCTCTTCAGTTtctgaagcagagaaaagcaaaatgattgAATCCTTGGCCAGCACAGATGATGTCAGAAAGCTGATATGGTATGAAGAAGCCCCAAAAGTTGTATGCTGtgtaaattaa